The sequence tggccgatggctgcttggccactgtgtgaacagaatgctggactagatggacccttggtctgatccagcatcagggcacttctgatgttcttatagatGTACTTGTACTATCTATAAGAAtagatagttgttgttgttttcccctctcacgtttcctttccccactcctcaAAGAACCCGAGAATTGTCTTTTAAAGAGGGTGCTGGGAAATTTCTCTGTTAGGGGTTTCTAAATGCCTCCCAGAGAACTGCAGTTCCCGATGGAGAGGCAACGACTACTCGGCCAGTTTTTAATGTCTGTGTGTCCACTGAATTCCAGGAATCTCCCCCAAACCTGTTTGAAAGCACTCACGCTCAGCATTTCTATCGGGGCTGCCCGAACTTGTTGGCTTCTGTGGCAAGACTACTGTGCAAATGCCGGATGTCATATAGAAGATGAAACGACATTGTCTCTGCCTGTGGTAAAACAAACTCCCTAACCCTTTGAATGGGCGAGAAGACGCCTGCCCTTGGCTAGCTGAGAATCTCTCTTTCAACTGATGCAGGGTTTTTCCAGTTTCATTCCTGCTGTGGCTGGGAGGCCTTGGAGGAGCAGAATCTGTGTGGTCCTGATTTGCCTTCAGGACCCAATTCCAGACGTATTGGGCTGCTGACTGACCCTTTGTCAATAGCGGGCTGGTCTTTGTGAAGCACACACCTTAATGACAGTCTTGGCGAACAGGGGATAAGGACTGATCCGAAGCTGCCTTATGCCTGGTACTGTCAACTCCGATTGGCTCTCCAAGGATTCTGGCTGAGCACTCTTCCCTTATCTTGCTAACTGGGAAGGCAGCTGACTGGTCGTGGgatcttctgtgtgcaaagcaggtgcacaCAGAAAGAAGCAGGCACAGGCTTCTTTCCCTGTCTTAAATCAGGCCGTTGATCTGGCTGGATCAGCCTTTCccgacctgctgccctccagatgtgttggactacgactcccagcatgcctcagatGGCTCGGGGAGTCAAAGTCATCGGAAGGACTCCAGATTGGAAAAGGCTGATCTAGCAGCGAAACTACCGTGACCTACTCTCAGCAGCTCTCCCATGAGGTCTGGgcgtaatgggagttgcagtccaacccatttcGACggtaccacgttggggaaggctgtactagggaAATTCTTTCGAATCTAAGTTGGCAGCCCGGGCCAAATCTGGGCCTCAGATTGCCAGCCTAGACTTCTCCCCACTACTGGAAATATTTGGCTTTGGACACAGAGAAGGGGGAGATGGGACAGCGTTCTGTCTATCTGTAGAGCGGAAAAGCTGAATGCATCTACTTAACCCTCTATAGTTCCACGGCAGCGTATCCTCTGATGCTGGTAGGGGAGGTGGGGAGACCTATCTGAGCATACAGAGCTGCATTATAGGGAGTCAGGCCATTGTTCCGTCTTGCCCTGCGAAACTGTCTTTTCTGGCTTGGCAGCGGCTTGTCAAGTTCTCACGCTGGCTGGAGATTAGACCTTGGACCTGCCAGGCCAGTGCTGTACCAATGATCTCTGGCCCCTTTCTGGCTTGCCGCTGCTGGAGACAAAATACTGGGATCTGAAACAGAAACCAGCAGCTTGCCTAAACACAGGCTAAAgtgcctttggcagaggtggaGCAGGTAATGGTGGAGCCCGTTCAAACGTACTCAGGTGTCGGGCTTCAGCACATCCCCCTCATTTTCTGCGGAGACCCCGTTTTCATCCATAGGCGGCTAACTGGGATTCCGGCCTCCAGAGCTGCGGGTGCGAGGGAGCACCTGATGGGACATGTCAAACTTGGGTTACTCATTTGCCCCAACGCGGCTCAGGAGCGGCATCCCAGCCAAGCTCAGAAATGGCTTCGGGGAGCGCCGGGTGAAGCTGAACGGCACGGCAGAATTCCAGGGAGCGAGAATCACCGGCAGGGTGTCCAGCTTGACAGGAGCCGAATTGGCATCCGTCAATCTCGGTTGCGCGTCTCCTTCAGGCTGTCAACATCATCGACTTCACTAAGAGGAGGTCAAGGTTGTGTGATAGGAAGCTGAACTTGGATTTATTTGGTTTAAGAAAAGCAAAGTGCATTTATCAAGGTGATCCCTGCAGAGGTGTCGCCTACCCTGGCCAATTCACcatgtctgggaattatgggagttgggcACTAGGTTAAGGAAGACTGCCTGAATGGAACCTCCAGGTTCACTGACAGTCTACCTCTTAATACCAACTGCTGGAGGATCAGCGATGATGACCTGTTGCTTTCAAGTTAAATTTCTGGACATTTTTAGAAGCGATGGGAAAATCCCATTTCCCCTTCGTGGCTATTCTGCGTGCGTTTTCCCCTCTCCGGGCATTCACCTCTGCACTTCGCGTCCTGCTGCTTTCCATAAGCTTCTGGCTGGCCCTGGGGCAGGAAGGCCGTGCCGTATTGGTAGGGAGAAAGCCAGACTGCCGGGCGAGTGTTCGTGTGCACCAAACGAAACTGGATGCTGCATTAAGAGGGTAGCTGGACCGCCTTCAGGCCAGGCTGCTGCTCTGTTCTCTGAAAGGCTAAGAAAAAGCTTTTGCAAGCCGTGACTCTTGCTCACAGGAGCTGTTACCGAAAGAGCGGAATGACTCCAGATTTACTTCCAATTGCTGCGCTTGGACAAAAGTGGTGAAGACAAGTGGCCCTGCCTGGAGGCTTAGAATTGGAGCGGTCTGTTGGCACACCCAGAGTAGAGGCTTCCTCTGACACATCAGCCAAGCAAAAGGCCAGTCTCCGCCGTCTCACATCATTCCTCCAAGCGAGtgctggttctcctcctcctcctcctcctcctccttttttgcctTACTGTTTTTGAGTTTTTCCAACTCATCTGCTTTTTCGGAACACTGCCCACAGTACAGCAAGGAGCTCAGCCATCGCCTGGTGATCGAACCATTCAACCATTTCCCGGAGTTGGGGGTGTCCTTCCGGCTGTTTGTTTCATTTCACCCGTCGCCGAGAAGAGAGGAGactcttttggctttaaagatAGCGCAAAGCATTCGTTTCTAAAAGGATGTCCCATTCGCCCAAGCTCAACCACAGAATGTTCATCCACCGCCATTATTGTGCGACGATATAATTCCTGTCTTTGGTGCTACAGATTCCCAGCAAAACACCGTCGCCGTTGGttgaactgctgtgatgtcatggagTGCTAAGGGGCTTGTGGCGTTGGCAGGAAGCAGAGTGAACAGACGACCGGGGTTGTGCGGGCCAAGGACAGAGcaaggggtgtgtgcgtgtgtgtgttgcattttacCTGCGGGCTGGCCCTTGGTGCTAGATGTTTGACTGCACGTTCCCCTGTTAGAGCATTCGAACAGTACAAGGTGAACTAGAGCTAAGAGCAGGACGTGTCCTGAACCAGTCGCTGCATTTAGTGGCTGATGGTGAGATTTGCACTTGAATATGTTTGCCCGGTGCCGACGTGGTCGTTTTGGGGATGCCAAGTGAAGACGTCCTTATTTTCCCATGCATTTGGACATGAGTTACGAGCCAATTgctgtgggctgcttttgtggtaTTCATTCTAGgcaggcggtggaggaggagatTTTGTCTATCGTATTGTTTTATGGtcgtgttttcatagaatcatagaatcgcagagttggaaggggcctacaaggccatcgagtccaaccccctgctcaaggcaggaatccaccctaaagcatccctgacagatgcttgtccagctgcctcttgaagtcctgcagtgtgggagagcccaccacctccctaggtaactgattccattgtcgtactgctctaacagtcaggaagtttttcctgatgtccagctggaatctggcttcctttaacttgagcccgttattccgtgtcctgcactctgagaggatcgagaagagatcctggccctcctctgtgtgacaaccttttaagtatttgaagagtgctctcatgtctcccgtcaatcttctcttctccaggctaaacatgcccagttctttcggtctctcttcatagggctttgtttctagacccgtgatcatcctggttgccctcctctgaacacgctccagcttgtctgcgtccttcttgaattgtggagcccagaactggacgcaatactctcgatgaggcctaaccagggccgaatagagaggaaccaggacctcacgtgatttggaagctgtacttctattaatgcagcccaaaatagcatttgcctttcttgcagccatattgcactgttgatTATGTTTATTTGAATTATGTTTATTTGAATTTTTGCTTATGATTATTTGaattttttatttgaatttttattGGAATGTTTATTTCAATTTTTGCTTATGATTTTTGATTATGTTTATTTGAATTTTTTCACTAGTGGTTTTTCCTGTGCTATtcattatggatttctgtatttgtgtgtagggccagttctacaccaagcaggatataacactttgaaagcggtatatggaatgtgtcgtgggccccaacagttatcaatacggttataaaccattataaagcactcgtgtagattttttatttatttatttaacgtatttcttcgattgtaagacgccatcgattgtaagacacacactaatttcagtaccacctacagaaaaaaaaaccctaagacatacccacgattctaagacacaccccatttttagagatgtttatatgggggggaaagtgcgtcttagaatcgaagaaatagggtatttatttattacatttttataccgcccaatagccgaagctctctgggcggttcacaaaaatttaaatcatgaagagcataaaaacaaccaacaatctaaaaacacaaatacaaaatacgatataaaaagcccaacccaggataaaaccacacagcgaaaattgatataggttaaaatatggaattaaaacagcaaagtttacatttaaggtaaattaggtgttaaaatacggagaacatgtaaaggtcttcagctggtggcgGAAGGAAtacggtgtaggcgccaggcggacctctctggggagctcgttccacagccgagAATGCCTAAGGCCTTTTGAGACTGTTTTTTGCTTTGGGAAGcaaaatcttaataataataatataataataataataataataataataataataattattattataaatgatAAGTTGTTGATGCAGATCTAGCATTCCTTGCAGTGGTCTCTGCGAGGAAGCGTAGAAGGCTTGCAGTGGTCTCTGGAGTTTTTCTCAAACCTAGCAAGCATCCTAATCCTATTTTTCAGTTTGTCCTCAGCACCGGGAGTCCCTGAGCTGAGCTCAGCTCTTTTCAGCCCGTTGGAGTTGTTGCTGGCCATGGGACTCTGCACCAAGGAGAGAGAAGGGAACCCTTGTGACCTTCTACGCTGGGGTGTCGTGAGCGTGAGCCCGAGAACAGCCGGGATATTAACCCACGTTGCCCTTCAGAAATGCCTTTTTGAACGGGGGATAAGAAACGTGAGAGAGAACGTGACAAGCGTTGGGTTTCCTTTTTCAGGCTGGACTTTTCAAAGTGACCCGAGTTCTGCTCTTCGGACAATGCAAGTCCGCCGGAAACTTGGTTGATCCCCTTTCCCCCATGTGTAGGGCAATCTAGGAACTGCTCCAAACCAGTCCTCCTcaacctggctgggaatgatgagaattgtagtcgaACACACATGCAAGGTATCAAGTTGAAGAGGACTGGTTTAGGTGGCCTTTGAATTCCATCCACTTCTGTGCTTCCACTATTGTGAGGAAAAGGAGGCGGAAGAGCACTCTTCCAGACTGAAACTTGTTTTGTGGCCTTCTGTAGGATTTATGGCTCACTTTCTTCCATACAAAAGGCTTTCTGGTTTGTTTATGGATCACGCGGGCCTCTGACCCTCCTTGGTTTATTGTGCCGGGCTGGCCGGCCTCCTCCTTGAGTCAAGAAGGGAGTTGGCTTATGCAGGAAACAGCTGTTGCCACCACGTTCCGGGATAGGTTTGGGCGGAAGGCGGCTGCAAAGTGGCGCAAAACGTCAACCTGTCCTGTCCCGAAGCATCCGGGCAAGTGCGCATAGATTGTAAAAGGCGGTTTTCTCAGGCCTCTTCGACTTTTGGAAAAGGTGGTGTGCACTCAGAGGTGTTGGGAGGTGCTGGTTTGTTGGACAAAGGGCAGCTCAGTTAGTCAGTGGAAATGCCGCCCACCGGCATGCCAGTCTGAAAATAGCTCGGGATAGTCTAACCGGCCCCCTGGGATCCAACATTGTCCGGCCTCTTTGCATCTCTTATTCCCTTTCACTGAATGGAGCAGGGCGGCTTTGCTTGCTCAGAGCGGGGGTGTTGAGAACCCGGCCTCCGTACCGTGACAGCGCAAGGATTCAGACCCTGGCCTGAGCACCACACTGTAATCCAACCTAtggtggctgggggtgatgggagttggagtcccataCATGCACagggcaccattttggggaaggctgatctaatggCCGAACCACAgggatctccccctccctctttcccctccgaAGCGACCTCGGTGGACACACATCGCTTGGGAAGACTGCATTCTCACAAGCATCTTCACTCTGGGTAATGCCTCTGCGTTAGAAGGGTGGGGCGTAAACCTTTTTTGTAAATCCGGAGTGCGGACGTAAGACTTGACTTCTCTGCCAGCCCTGGTTTGCTCATTGAGAACCAGCCTCACGAGAACTCACTTCACATagcctcttttcccccttttagaAGCAAAATTCCCCACCCCATCTTTTTCATTTTGGGAGCTAGCGTAACCATGCTTAGTTGTTAACCCAGTTCCCTTGTAACGACGGTTTGAAGATCGAGACGACGTTTCTTTCCCTTTGCTGTCCTTCCCAttccagacacacacacgcacgcacacaaaaTAATTCCTCTCTACTCCTCTGCTCACATTTACCGTTTCACAGACGTTAACCACGGTTAATGCTAACCTGCTTTCCTCACAATCGTGGTGTGCAAACCCACGTGAAATTATGCGCTCTAGTCGTTTGCAAGATTTGCCAGGACGCGGCGCTTCGCGTTGCCGGCTGCGTTTGCAAAGGAAGTTCCGTTTCCACGGGACGGAATGGTTCGAATTCAGCTCTTGATTTCCTgcgcctttcccccctcccccttttcttttaggATACGCAAGAGAAGGAAGCCGTCATCCCGGAGAGGGCGGAGGAGGCGAAACTAAAAGCCAAATATCCAACCTTAGGACTTCAGAAGCCTGGAGGTTCTGACTTCTTAATGAAAAGACTCCAGAAGGGGGTAAGCGTGCCCCCAGGGGACTTCTTTTCGAAAGCTCGGAGCCTGTGGGCGATGCTTTCGGCAGGGAGGGATCACTTTGGGACCGGTGGTGGCTACAAGCCACGATAAACCAGAAGCACGGTCCCTTGCGGATGAGGCTACtgaatgtttgggggggggggaggtgctgctgctgcgttGACCTGCTGtaaaccttgggggggggggattccggCAGGTGGCTATTTCAAGAGAACCTACTACACCAGCTAGACCATTGCTCAGATCCAACAGACATTCCCCTTCACAAACCCCACTGAGATGAAGGGTGTCTCTGGGTTGGGATCTTCAGTGCTTTATACTGTtgcctttgtggggtggggtgggggtggcaaagaCCTTAAATGGACGGAGCCCCGTCCCATTGCTACCGCCCAAAGGCATCCTGGCGCTGAATCCAGGATGCGGTCGCCAGAGTTCGGTTTTTAACGCCAGCTCTTAGATCTCCGGCGGGCGGCTAGGAATGTCAGGCTGCCTTTTCGTCAGAAGGCCTCTTTTCCTTAAGGGGAGGCAGAGGCCCTCTtgtttgccccccctccctgcccccccccccccccccagcagcctCGGCGATAAGCAGTGTTGCCGCTGGCTCTACGGTTGCTCACTGAAAGGTTGATGGGGGAGCGGAAGAATCCTGCGAGCGGTTGCTAGGCAACCGCACGACACTCCCCTGATGCTTTTGGGTGGTGGCAGGTTACTATCCATAATTTGTGGCTGTGGACCAGGCTCTTTTGCCGGTGGGCCCGGCGGTGGCGTTTCCTTGGGCTGAATTTGggccccctcctcctcttgttattattattatatttagttGTATACCACCTTTTGCCTGATCGATCGTGGCCCGTCTCTGGGTCTAAAACCCTCTTCgtatttctcccacccacccacccgccccttTCCAGCAAAAGTACTTCGACTCCGGAGATTACAACATGGCCAAAGCAAAAATCAAGAACAAACAGCTACCTGCCGCAGGGACGGACAAGAACCTGGTGACGGGCGATCACATCCCTACGCCCCAAGATCTCCCGCAGAGGAAATCCTCCCTCGTCACCAGCAAGCTGGCAGGGTAACCTGCACTCCCgatgggtttctttttctttttcttttttcttttcccgtTTTcgttttgggggtattttttggcttttatttttttgtcaGACCGATTGAACTTTGCTGTATCGTAGGGCTGGGACACACGGAACTCTCGTCAGCCGTTGGAATTGTCCGTGGCCCTCCAAACCGGAAGCCGAGGCAGGGACTCGTTTGCAGGACTGACTTGGCGCTGGGCCGGGCCGGGTATGTGTGGATCCCTCGGGTCAACGCCTGCTTTTCTGACTTGCCGTTGCTCTCCCTGGCAGGGCAGAGGAAAAGCCACCGAATTAGGCTGTCCTAATTTGTTGCAGGAGCCGGTCTGCGAGCCACCGAGGGAAGGACAGCGTCACAATATTAATCATAAGAATAAGACTCAACAGATATATCGATTCGTAAAACGCTCTGGGGGTGCCCAAAGCCATGGGTTTAATCCTTACAACAGATTTGCGAGCTAGGTCAGTATTTTTATCCCTGTATGGCTTTGGGggtgcatggggggagggcgagaAAGAGAGGGGTCCCTAAAGGTCATCTttttgagttcatggcagaggcgaGATTCAACCTTGAGCCGCGTCACTATGACAGCTCTTGTAAGGTTTAGTCTGAGCTCCCATGTAGCCCAGCATCCTCAGCGCCCCCGCCCCCGAACGGCCGGCCACGATGCATCCGAGAAGCCCCTAAGCAGGGCGTGAAGGCCAACAGTCCTCTCCTCTCCCGGCGTTTGTCCCCGGCGCACGGCGTTCGGAGGTAGCCTGCCTCCAAACATGGACGTTCCATGGAGCGGTCCTGGCTGATAGCATTTGGGAGGCCCTGCCCCCTCTGGTAAGCAGGTGGAAAAGAAGGGAAGGAGCAAATTCTCAGGacgctgaactttttatttgtaagttGAAGAGCCCGACGGGTTTCGGCCTgcatcttttcaaggccttcgtCAGGAGGTTGCAGGAAAACGGCTGCAAAAATCCTATCAACGGAATGCCTTTCTCAGATCGTTAATAGTGGGAGAGACATTCCGTTCATAAggtttttgcagacatcttcctacaacgcCCCCTGacgaaggccttgaaaagatacaggccgaaacgcgtcgggctcttcaacctacaaataaaattTTTAGCATCCTGAGAATGTgctcctccccttcttttccACCTAATTTGGGtgtttttctccccctgtttttattttccccTGGTAAGCAGCCTGAGCCTCTCGAAGCCTTGTCGGAGCACGATGTGGGCGGAAGCTAGGTCTCCAGGTGactgggacttcaactcccagaaggccctgccaggTCAGCCaacagccaggaatgctgggagctgaagtgcaAAACTTCTGGGGAACTACTTTCTGCCTTCCCCTACCCTTAAGGCGCAGGTTGAGGCGCGTGTCCGGCTTGCCTCTTGGCCTAATGGATGCACACGCACTCAAGAAGACccatcctctgtgtgtgtttcccGCATCACCCCAGGGGAGGGTCTGCGTCTGCCCTAGGAGGCTGCCCGGCCTCACCTTGGCCCCACGTGGAGCTTAAGACGTAggcccgccttccccaacctggtgccctctggatgtgttggactacaacccaccaacccaccccattatccccagccagcatggccaatgtcaaCATCACTTCGGCGGACTCTAAAGGACGTAAGGTCCCAGGTAGAGAACAAAGCTTTTATTGGGTAAACGTAGGTAGATTTAGGGAGCATATGCAAAGTTTCATAGgacagtgagcagggggttggacttgatggccttgtaggccccttccaactctactattctacgattctctGATTTTCAACAACCAGACAGGTGAATAACTGGttcaggctgggggtggggtggggtcgtgCACCTCCCCAGAAGCCGATAATGGCTTGCAGCCAATTCCCATCGCTCTTGCTCATATGCGGCCTCAGGGGCAGAGAATTTGGTGGCTGAAGTATGCTGAGATCTGCCAGTTGCCGCCCCCCTGCTGCACATCAGTCTGTCTGATCAGTTTGGTCCCTTAGAGagcttttgggggcagggggttggacaggaGTTTGTCAAACCGGGCTGTGCCCTCCTGCCTGTTTTTGAAACGAATAAAATTCTGTGCCAAGCAAAGCGGGGATCTGCGTTCTGGACCAGCCACGGGAATTGTAGAACCACACAAATGCTTGCTGCTTTTCGGTCGTTCTGATGATTGGGTGGGAGAAATCTTAAGTCGGCCATCCGTTGCCTGGCTTCTGACATTGCAACAAAGTTTCCCAGTGTCCTTTTGAGCCTCTTTTcgtagccatgaggactaggaacttgatTTTTGTTCTCAGCTGAACGCTGGGATTCTCAGGATACTGAATTCTGCACCCACTTCCTGTAGCAGATTGCAGGATGTGCACCGCCCTGTTCCTAGGCCGTGAGAATGACTTGTTCCAACACTAACCCTGACCCCAATTCTGTTCTTTAAGCGTCAATGTTTAAGTGGTTTTTCAATTGTTTACAAATAAATATCTATCCACTGCAGTCAGTAATCACCGATAAAATAGTTCTTATGCCGAAGGAAAGCAGGTTAGATTCATATTTGGGAAGAGGGAATAAGTGAGAGAATCACGTTCGAGGTAATACAAGTGCTTGACATTTAAGGCGTGGGATAACGGACGAAGCAGCTTAATGGGTTATATTCCTGGATATTTGAGGAATCGATTTGGCTCCCGCCCCGTGGCTTCGTGGTTGCCCACACTGTGAAGCATCAGTCATCTGCATTTGGCCCTTTCAGGGTCTCACTGTCTCGAACGCTTTCCCCTGAAAATCTTTAGCTGAGTGTGGCTGCTACATGTGAAAATGCCTCCTTGGttccttgctcctcctcctccagcacttaGTGGATCTTTAAATGAACAAGATGCAGTGCCTTAACTGGGATGAGTTGTCACTAACCTTAAAAATTAGTTTCCGGCACTCACAGCTGACATAAGACCTGGGGGAAATCTCTGCCCCAGTTCTTGCTTTCCTGTCACCCGCCCTAGATCTCTTTTTCAGCCGTTTTTTTTTAGTTCCCACAAGTTATAGGTCGTTAAGACCGTGCCATCAGCCTGTGGTGAAGTAAAGAGAAGCAGTTGTTCCTGATAACGGTCCGTAAGTCCCTTGGGAGACTTTGCGTAGGGATACTTTGAGAAGAACAGACTAAGAAGGCGCAAAACGCCAACGTGCTGCTGCAGAAAGGATGGATCTGCAAGTTGCTTTCCCCGctaaagcctcgtgtggcacagagtggtaagcggcagatagtgcagccgaaactctccccacagcctgagttcgatcccagcggaagctggttctcaggcagccggctcaggttgactcagccttccatccttccgaggtcggtaaaatgagtacccagctagccggGGGAAAGGtcaccgtgactggggaaggcaacagcgaaccaccccgctacaaagtctgccaagaaaacgtcggcgaaagcaggcgtccctcgaggagtcagcaatgactccagtgcttgcacgagaggttccgttcctttcctttttcctgcccccccccccccccccaaggctttGTCACGGCCTTCAGTTCAGAGTTTGGCCTTGTTCTGGATGAGAAACAGGTTTTTATTTCATTAATCCCATTACACTCCTGGGCTTTTGCCGTGTGAAAGATTTGCAGCCAAGTTCCTTAAAATGGGAGTGACTTTTTGCATCCTCCTTTCATGAACCGGGGAGCCCTTTAGGGCCTAGCCGTGCCAGAGACACGAGCTGTGGGGAGGACACCCTGCCCCTCTGACCTATCGCAGTCCTGCTCCACCCCCTCTCTAGCGTGAGGGATTTCACTGGCTGCTTCTTTCGCCCCAGCCTGACTTCACgctcttaaggactagaaacgtgGAAATGGAAAGGTTTGGGAGACTCTGTTCGGCACGTGCTTGCAATCCACGCTGCCCACACGCTCCGTGTGGCTCATTGCTGTTTGCCCCACCGCCCAATTGGCAACGAGATCCCTGGGCCTGCGCACACTGGCCGGGGCCGTGACCTTGATGgactgcttttcccccttcagggaAATCCTCCCATCTTTCTTAGGGGCTGCTCCCCAGTGTCTCTGCCCCTGTCTGTGGCTGTGCTTGGCTATGGATCTGAGGTTCTCCTGGGCTGCAGATTGAACCCCAGAAGGTTTGGAGTGTCCGGATGGATTTGAATTAGAGGTACAACAGGAAAGGGAGAgcgtgtttcttttttcttttcttttttggctaccGTTGGGTTTTGAAATGCGTTTTTAGGGTCGTTCTAGACTGAGCAAGGCCAGTCGGAGGGCTAAGGTATGTGTGCTTGCAAAAAAGAAGTAGGTTATTAAAGAGGGATCACAATCAGGCTTCCTAGAGCAAAAGAATATCAGCCCAGAAGTGTTTGTCCCATTCTTTCCTCCACATCTGTCTctctgcagtccccccccccccggtggctcCTGTTCATTCCCCTCCCTCCTACCCTGGCTGTGTAGTCTCTCTCTCAGTGGGCTGTGTCAGCCATAGAGCCTCACTCAAGGGGACGTCCGGGGGCCACGGGCATGAAACCAGCGTAGGAATCCAGGTGAGGAACGTTTTCTTCCTACCTGGCTTTTGGTGTACAGTAgcagcctccccccaccaccaccaccgggcaGGTCCATCCCAAGCAAGCTTGTGCTTACGAAAGGAAGCGGGCAGCGCGTCAGTGGAGAACCGCAGGTCTTGGGCgcgtctgta comes from Elgaria multicarinata webbii isolate HBS135686 ecotype San Diego chromosome 21, rElgMul1.1.pri, whole genome shotgun sequence and encodes:
- the ENSA gene encoding alpha-endosulfine, whose translation is MSDTLGGGGRSDETGEEKQDTQEKEAVIPERAEEAKLKAKYPTLGLQKPGGSDFLMKRLQKGQKYFDSGDYNMAKAKIKNKQLPAAGTDKNLVTGDHIPTPQDLPQRKSSLVTSKLAG